The Festucalex cinctus isolate MCC-2025b chromosome 14, RoL_Fcin_1.0, whole genome shotgun sequence DNA window gcgggctactcatgtggtccttCGGGGCTACTTGGTGACCCCAGGCCCATATTGGTGAGCCCTGCTCTGTCCTAAGTAAATGTAAACCGTTGTTTGTCAATTTGGGACCTATATTAGCTGGTGACAAATCCAGGGTATAACCCCTGTCTTGCGCAAATTCAGCTATAAACTCCAACTGAACCTGCGACACCTTAACAAGATTAGTTGGGAAACACAAGCTCCAAAGGGTATCTAATCGAGCCATTGCAAAACCGTCAATTATAAAACACCTTATAACAACCCACAAATGCTCAGAATGTTTTATAATAAACATTTGTTGTATCTCATAATTTTTTATACACTGTAAATTTACTATGGCCCTCTAAAGCAACAAACAACTGGAATgtaatgattaaaaaacaaattatttttatccatcagTCCATTTTATCCTCATTATGGTCATCGTTATGTGAGCTGGATACTATTCCAGTTTACGGGGTACACCGCGGACTGGTTACCAGCAAATTTCAGGGGCCATGATGACAAATAGAGCACATTCACACCTCAGTACAATTAGGAGTGTTCACATGACTTAGCTTGCATATATTTAGAATGTAAGATGAAGCCAGAGTCCAgaattgacccccccccccacaatatatgctgatgctaaccactagaccaccatGCCGCCTTGGAAGGAACAGGACGGATCCGGCCCCTGCCGGCCATCATTGGTGCAGCGTGGAGATGGTTCACACCTTCACCTTTTGGTGATCTCTGTTGAACTTTCATGGTCTGGACACTTCTCGAGTCATCAAGAAGGCAGAACAACTGAGACAATTCCTGATGGTGCCCAGGAAAAACTGAGAACATGTGCCAAAGGCTGCATGATCTTTTACAAACGACCCTCAGAGTAAGCAGTATACGGAAAATAGATGGCAAGATagcttaatatttatttttctattctaCTTAATTTTATTCTTGAAACACAAATTTAGAGTTAGACCCCATTGTAATTGTAGctgtattctattctattctattcgattccatttaaaattgttttggatagatataaaatctaaataataataattaaaataataacatcagaaattcaaattaaaatcataattaattagCATCTCATAACGTGCGTTAGTTTtattaaaattcaaataatGTAATTACAACTATCCCCGAACCACTTGATGGCGCCATTGTTGTCAATGAAATAAGTAATATTGCTCGTATCAATTTGCTACCATACTACTATATTACTGTATATTGTTCCAGTCCAGAAAAGGAAGAAACATATTGATGATACCATACTGACCCATTGTTTGAAACAATCCATTCAAcgggatgggaaaaaaaatgccctcaTAAAAAAAGGAGTAATATGGCCCATATGATGACTGTAATACTGACTAAAACAAAGAAAGTAATAAACATATACATTATGTGCTTTTTATAACATTCGTCGACATTTACCATTATTGGCCTATTTGCCCCAATTCcctaaaaatgaacattttcactTGAATGAAAATACAAGTGTAGTGATTTAATTGAACTTCTGCCTTGACTTTACAATCCTGGGTTTGTGATTTCATACTCAAATGCAAACTTTCGTCAGTCTTGGTGTCAAACATTGACTTCCTCGTTGGCTGACGCAAACCTCTGCTAAGCGGCGTGTGCTGTAAAGTGTACGCACGCTGGTAAGTGCCACTGTAGCTGACACGGGCGGTGCTTATGATTTGTGAGTCTGCCGCCCGCTCGCGCTGCACCCGGTGAGCAAAACCCTTGCTCACCTCGACGTTTCACAGTATGACGTGTGTACTCGAAAACTCAAAACCACCATCTCCCAACCGCGGTTATTATTGTTTATACGGACTTCCAAGGTCCCACTTAATCGGGGTGGGGGGGCTTTATCTACCATTTAACCGAAAACAACCCCCCTTTTTCAGGAAGGAAGAGTCACAGTCGAACAAGACAACTTTCACCGTGCTCCCCGGGTTTTGAGAGAGCCCTCCCGGTCCGCCGTCTCTTTGCCAAGCAGCTTATGGATGCGCGGGTTTCCGAGTTGTTTGCCTCAGAAAATGGACTCGACTGCGGCGGCTCTCAGACTGAAGTGAACCCGGGGAATGGTGGCGGCAAAAAGGCTTCTGCCAAGAAGAAGAGATCGAATGCGCGACACTTTCGCAGCCTCAAACCGAGCAACAACACCCCTTATCTGCCCCCAGAGGTACGCTTGTCTCAGGAGTAATACCACCTATATTCtggtaatacatgattaatacaACTAAAAACCACAGTTTACTTTCACTTTACGCATAAAACGTAGTTTTGTGTCACCCAATTCCTCTTACTTTTGTTCGCCAACCTCACGTTAGTTTTTCGATATACATTATGACACGTAGCTTTGTTGGCCACAGTATTTTTGTAGCCATTAAAATGTCTTCAATAACTCTAAATGTAAATGTGCGAAAGTGCAGTTAGCATGCTATTGTAGCATCAGCTGTGTTTGTAAATAGTTTAACATGGGTTGCAGGCTACGTGTCCTCAGTCGTACTAATATTACATCCAAAGATACTGTAATATTATCCCCGCCCTCCTTGGCCGGCATTCTGTCTGCTTACTTTAGGTTGTCTGTAGTAAAGTTACATAATTTCCCAAACTGTTGTCTATGGAGAAAGTTCAAGCAGATTCCTTATCAGTAGTATGGAATTGTAGAAAGTTAGTCGTATGAAGTAGTTGGCAAGGTAAACTTGAATGGAATTTGACACACTTGGTTGTAACTTATCCAGTAGGCTTGGTCAGGATTTTGGAGCCGatcagagtttaaaaaaaaaaaaaaaaaaaaaaaaaaaaagaataactaaCTGATTATGATTCCATCAGAAGATTGatcaataaatcaatttaaacaaattgtttatttactgtacaaACAATCAACCGTGGATATTGGGACAAGCCAGGCCCACAAAACACCCATTGAAATGGATTGGGAAGAAATAACAATTTATTAAACCATTAAAATTATCCCATAAATGCATaaacatgcatccatccatccatccattttcgtaaACACTTATTtgtcacaagggttgtgggggtgctggagcctatcacagctgtcttcgggcaataggcggggtacaccctgaactggttgccagccaatcagagggcacacagagatgaacaaccatccacacttgaTAAATATTCAATACACATAAAATGTGATGAGAATAAACCCTGACAAGCGTTTgctgtaatgttttattttgtgtatcaaTTATGTCATTTATCGTTGACCAATTTTGCTGATTTGATTTAACCGATCAATCATCTCTGTGTAAAGTCTATTATTTAGCAGCTCACTATTCAGCTCAGCTTACAATGGCCGTAGCATTCAGTCtatagtgtctttttttgtgtgtctatttttttttcaacatacaaACCAGTGACCttttgtttgtgattttttttgtgtgtctgatgTATTGAATTTCATCTCCTAGGAGGAAGAAGGGAATATCGAGTATAAGGTAAGGACTTTTACACAAGACAATAAGATATATATGCCATCCATGTGAGTTGAGTGGGTGATATGAAGCATATAAACTAACCACACACCACACTaggtagaaaaaaagaaacagtgaCACTGTCAGAGTGGTTTACTTAATCAATATTCTCAGGTAATAAGCTTTTATAGCATTGCATGGTATATTAAATGTGGTCTTATTTCATTGCTTTAAGGTCTATTGAGCTTTACAGCCACATTCAATTAAAGGAAAATGTATTGAAATGTGTTCGCTTTTTCCCTACCTCTGCACTGCAGGTAGAGACGACACTATTCTTTAGTTTTAAATGAGGAAGTAATGTATAGGTTAGTGGGTACCATATCCGCTTCATGGTAGTGTTCTTTCCACATCCCAAAAACATCCATGTTAGGTTCATTAAATCAAATAACACACAACCCTTTGGTTCAGTCATGAAAGTGAGGCTCACAATAAAATCAGTGTGAAGAACATTTGTAGGTCAACAATTTGACAACTCTATTCTAGTCGACTCATATGTAGAAATCCGACACAGACGCGGATTAGCAGTAGCAATGTTAGCATCGGGATATTCGTTTGTTGATTTCTATGATCTTTCACCTGCTATTTAGCTGAAGCTCGTGGACCCTACGCAAAGCCGTTTTGAGCACCTGGTGACACAAATGAAATGGCGGCTCCAGGAGGGTCGCGGTGAAGCCGTCTATCAGATCGGGGTGGAAGATAACGGCATGTTGGTGGGACTGTCGGAGGAGGACATGACGGCATCCCTCACCACCCTGCATAAGATGGCTGAGAAGTGAGCTTCGAAGTGAACCCATCCACCAGTCCAAACCACACATGCTACATATATTGATTGAacacaaaaaatgattttgtctGACAGGGTTGGGGCTGACATCACCATCCTTCGACACTCAGAGGTGGACTATGACACTGATCAGCCCCTTACCATCGCTGAAGTCCTAATTCGTAAGGTGCCAGATGACCAACAGGTCAGTAAGGCGGCCATGACAACGCAAGCATTCACAtctatcatcattttttttaaatgttgcatttctttgctttttttctgcaGTTCCTGGACCTACGGGTTGCCGTACTTGGTAATGTGGACTCAGGCAAATCGACCCTGCTGGGTGTTTTGACGCAAGGTGAGCTGGATAATGGACGGGGAAGAGCGAGACTCAACCTCTTCAGGCACCTCCATGAAATCCAGACTGGGCGAACATCTAGCATCAGCTTTGAGATCCTCGGCTTCAACAGTAAAGGAGAGGTGAGTAAAAGAATCAATCACAGTTACACAAGAAGTAAGAAACGTATGTTTAAGAAATGccccatttttgtctttttccagGTTGTGAACTACAGTGAGTCTCGAACGGCGGAGGAGATTTGTGAAAGCGCCTCTAAAATGATCACATTCATCGATCTGGCGGGTCACCATAAATACTTGAAGACCACCATCTTTGGCCTCACCAGCTACTGCCCTGATTTCGCCATGCTGGTTGTCAGCGCCAACACCGGTATTGGTGAGTGACCAACAAGGCATTTTCGTCATCTTGTTGGCTGTGGGCGGAAATAAATGCAATATATCCCTATTCTGGGGATGTCTGTCCAGAATACATTGTTGGCCATCAGATTATTGCAACGCAGCCCCTCCTGTGATTTttgtactatttaaaaaaaaagaaaagaaaaagcttttgccagaagtgggattcgaacccacgcctccaggggagactgcgacctgaacgcagcgccttagaacgctcggccatcctgactgTGCTCAGATAACTGATTGGTTACgcctttaaataatttattagcTGTTAAAACCCATGTATGGGAGGTATCTTCTGTCTGTCATTATTTTCCACTACCTACTGTCAATCCAAATACTTGCAGTCTTATGGATCAATTATATCGAAGTGCAATATTCTTCTTTATTTATGGCTTAACTTGTTGAGCCAACCAGCTGCGGCTTAAAAGCGCTACAAATATGAAATCCGACCTTATGTAACAAACCAGACACGCTTGCCAGCAATGACCCGCTCTAAAAATAGACTCTCCGGGTCAGTGATATGGGTGCACTTAGCGGTCACACTTTCATGACGAAACTAACCTAACTTCAACACatcaaaacctaaaactaagtaTTTGATGTGTCGGATTTTTTTGCTagaggtgtttttgtttgtgtgttggtGTCAAAACTAGAGTGGGCTGGTTGAAATAGGGTCATGAATGTCACATGCTATCAATATCACCCCTCCTCAATTGAACTTTAGATACTATCATGTCTGCCTTCATTCTATGATGTAACCAGTATTTAATGGCATGCCGAGCCTGGATAGATCTGATACACTCAGGCAAATTTGTGTCTGAAGCTAAAATGTTCTTTCTTCTATGAAGTTGAAAGTTGGAATTTTGAACAGTGGTAAATAAGTGAGGTTAGGTTCACCGGATTGATCGGTTTTACAGTGCTAATCTAGTGAATACAAAGATATGTGGTTATTTGAATATATGGAGTTTTTTGACAGACATtgtgcaccataaaaaaaaaaggttgttgtcagaagtgggattcgaacccacgcctccaggggagactgcgacctgaacgcagcgccttagaccgctcggccatcctgacatatgCAGAAAGTGTTGTATAAACATCAAGTACAGAACACAAACCCGGAGATCTTTATCAGGAGTCGAGTTTTTGAGCTGCTGCAACTAACCTCTGTTTACACGcacatgatttattattatttttttttaacccttatAAGCCAACACACTACAGTACCTTAATTTCCACAGTGGAACACTGGTGCATAGGTTTAGGAGAGAAAGTTGTCAAGggtgttaatttaattttttttcaattcaaaagGGACAGAAAGATGTTAGACTTGTGGTATCTGCCCctgataaaaatataaaaaggttgtgttgtcagaagtgggattcaaacccacgCCTCCAGGGGAGACTGCAACCTGAACCTGACCtgcagcgccttagaccgctcaGCCATCCTTACATATGTGCTCAGGCTGCTACACACACATATCAAGACAAGTGTGACCCCAGCTGCAGTATTCAGTTACCTGAGAAAGAGTGTCATACTATGCGTTCTAAAATgctttcttcctcctcctcctcccttaaAGTCAACAAGCTTGAATATTGAAGAATGTAAATCCAACATCCTGAAACCTCCCTTTGTTTTTAGCTGGCACGACACGGGAGCACCTGGGCCTGGCCATGGCCCTGAAGGTGCCCATCTTCATCGTCATCAGCAAAGTGGACCTGTGCACACGGGCCACCGTGGAGCGAACGGTGCGGCAGCTGGAGCGAGTCCTCAAGCAGCCGGGCTGCAACAAGGTGCCTATGGTCGTGACCAACACGGATGATGCAGTCACCGCGGCGCAGCAGTTTGCCCAGTCGCCCAAGTGTGTACCAACCTCTGAAGTTGAACACAAgtataaaatgaaatgtaatcATATGTATACACTGCTTACAATCATTTAGGGCTATTCGGCTTTTGGGAAAATTTTCAAGATGAGCCTAAACTGCATTATTACCATGACTGGTGGGGCTGGGTAAAAAAATCGACCAAGTCAGACAAGTCGACTTAAATTTTGTGCCTCGAAGCTCCGCCGGACCATGTTTGCAGGACTATCCATGCTTTAAACACTTTGTTATTTCAGACGCACGCAATATTGGAATGGCGGCTGTTTGCccagaagaagacaggaacaggaTGTTATTGACCTCATGTAGCTAACCTTTGTTTACTCATGGAATAGTCTCGAAGCATCGTTTGtaagtgacttttaagacactaTTATATGGGTAATGTAGATATAATGCTATATGGGTGAACTAAATggtagtgtttgtttaccttaattGGGAATCGCTagtgcgctaatgctaatcgttaTTGCCAACTGCTTAGCATTTGGCTAATGTATACTCATGGAATAATGGTGACACATCGCCTAtaagtgacttttaagacactatgacatgtgtaatgtagatataatgatgtatgtgtgaactaaatggtagtGTTTGTACTTTGTTTACCAGAAGTGGTGATCGCTAACGTGCTTGCTAATCGTGATTGCTAATCGTTTAgtataggctaattttgttggtgtttaacAATGCATATGTATAGAAGATAATAGGTTATGAGTAATTATATCCACTCCAGCCTTAGTggattaacaaacaaacaaaaacgtttggggtgattactcaattatttaATGGCAAAATCAATAGgataatcaattttaaaaaca harbors:
- the LOC144001406 gene encoding GTP-binding protein 2-like; amino-acid sequence: MDARVSELFASENGLDCGGSQTEVNPGNGGGKKASAKKKRSNARHFRSLKPSNNTPYLPPEEEEGNIEYKLKLVDPTQSRFEHLVTQMKWRLQEGRGEAVYQIGVEDNGMLVGLSEEDMTASLTTLHKMAEKVGADITILRHSEVDYDTDQPLTIAEVLIRKVPDDQQFLDLRVAVLGNVDSGKSTLLGVLTQGELDNGRGRARLNLFRHLHEIQTGRTSSISFEILGFNSKGEVVNYSESRTAEEICESASKMITFIDLAGHHKYLKTTIFGLTSYCPDFAMLVVSANTGIAGTTREHLGLAMALKVPIFIVISKVDLCTRATVERTVRQLERVLKQPGCNKVPMVVTNTDDAVTAAQQFAQSPNITPVFTVSSVSGENLDLLKVFFNIIPPLSNSKEQEELMQQLTEFQVDEIYTVPEVGTVVGGTLYSGICREGDDLVVGPTDSGQFHKLTIGSIQRNRSACRVLRAGQAATLALGNFDRTLLRKGMVMMSPEMDPTVCWIFEAEIVLLFHSKTFHKGFQVTVHIGNVRQTATVEAIFGKEELRTGEKADVQFKFLKHPEYLKLGAKVLFREGVTKGIGHVTKLHPIAQYRHAPDSDEEEDDD